In Pseudorasbora parva isolate DD20220531a chromosome 1, ASM2467924v1, whole genome shotgun sequence, the DNA window ctaaaAACAATGTTGGATATCAAAAACAGCACaaagtgcacattttgaacatgcaaataaacaataattgaGATAAGAAAACACTGCATTTGAGATACAGTACATGTACTTGAGGCACTTCTCTTTTGCgtcaattttaataaaaaaaaaacaaacaaaaaaaacaaaaaaaaaaacaaacaaaaaaaattcttagTAGTAATCACTGCAGTAGTCTTACCTTTTACAAGAAGATATCCACAGCTGGTTTGGTTATTCCGTTTACATTGATATTGTAAGAGTTCTTTTGATCTTTCAATTCTAAGCATGAAGTCATCTTGTGCATAAAAGCTTGAGGCACATTTTATAACGCTACAGGTTTTATAAACACTAGCAGCCGGTTCACCTACAGAGAAAAACCACGAGTTAGCCATTtagttatttaaataaatatgcatgCAGTACTCAGTTACTGACGGTGTAATGTAAATTCAAGAGGTAACTAACTTACACATGTTGTGTATGAAGAGCGACTCACAAGAGCAAATGATCAGAGCTCTGAGGCTTTGAGCAGGGCCTCTTATATAGACCGCCTTATCACCTTTCATCTGAAGAGGAGCCGTCATTAGTGTGTGCAAGGGAGTTTGGTTTTAACTGTGGTGAGGCTACAAACTCCCACGCCTAATATAGTAAATAGCCTAAAATGTCACTGGTGCAGTCTATTCAAAATTAGAAAGTAAATCTAAACCTAAATCATAATTGTGTAATATGTATTCAAAGGAAATACATACATTAATAACATGTATGTAATAAcatataattgtttttttttgaaaactcagagctcaGAGCAAAACAATTGAATTAGCCAGTCAGACAAGGTTTAATGGATTGTTTGCTTAAAGGGGATATGTAGTTTTTTAAAAGATAAGTTCccttcaaaattaaaatgtactgATATTTTAGTCTTTTTTCTTAAGTcgaaaagaaatatttttttttttttttttttttttaggaaaacattccaggattgttcTCCATATAATAgacttcaatggcaaccaactgggttgaaggtccaaatcaatgcagtttcaaagggcttcaaaACCACTGAACGATCCCAACCGAGGAACAGGGTCTTACAGGGTCTTACCTAGTGAAACGATcggccatttaaaaaataaaaataaataaaatgtatatactttttaacttAAATTGCTCATCTTGGGCTGCTCTTCGGAAATTTGGCCTGAGTTATTCActtgcattatatgactggcacacagcaacggttggaactacaaatcttcatttgtgttaatAAGGCCCCACTTTATTTTGACTTTACTTTATTCCTTAATAAAAATTGGTCTCAGCAGCTTTGTGAATAGGTTTTAAGAGAAAACTCATAACTAAGAACGTTTACTGCCATTTAGGAGAACTCTTAATggtaagataaaatgttttatgaataGGGCCCCTGAGGTGTTGACTTTCACTACCCAAAATAAGCAGTATTTCTGTAACAAAGCCcatgaaaataatattatataatttataaaatacaacaaacaaactaaatatgattttattagCAAAAGGTGTAAGGACACAGACAACATAAGGATACATGAGGGTTTATTTCAAAATGGGCTTAAGCAAGGGAGGATGCAGACTAAATGATTGCCATGTTAATGggttttataatgttatattgtAAAATGATCATACTTTATGCATTTGCACCTTTAGGGATAACTCAAGAACAGAAAACAGGACAGGACTTCCAGTAGTTTTTTTAGGACCTGATCTTTGAGTAGACGTCTTTATGCTGTGAAATGTTGTGTTGTTTATCTCCTCTAGAGGGCCGTGATTTACTCCTGAAACTCACAGACGTGTAAGTCAACGCATCTGCATCGCCAACCTGATGAAGAAAGATTTTTCCAATCCATTTGTTCATTTGCTGTTACATCGTTTTTTTTAGTAAAGTGAACTCAAGTAAACTAAAGTAATAAACTAAAATGATTTAAACACtgacaatattaataactgGAGAAGAAACAAACCCATCTTCGAAAATATAGCATCAAAAGACATCAAACTTATCgctgtaaataaaatggtgAGGACTTACCCGAGTACCTTCAGATGGCTCACAAGATCTGTTAAAACAGGCTAAAAAGTATGAATGTTAGCTTTATAGTTCTGAAAATAAGAAAGATTCAAAAATAGTTTGAAAAAATGTACTTATGATACCTGATGATCTGTCCTGGTCTTTACATCGCACGGCCAAAAGTAAGATCATTATCATCATAGAAATAATGTTTGATGAGACCAGTATTAGAAACAATGGAGTTGCTGTCGACTCACTTTCTGCAAGAAAACATTGTTTTACCagactttatattaaacatcagaatgtgtttaaaaatctgTATTGAATGTAATTTTTGGACCAGTAAATGGCACAGTATTACACATCTCTACTGATTTTCTTTCATAAAACAAAACGGTTTGAGTGATACAGTAGTGTACTGGTAAGGAAACAAACATTCATAATTTAACAAAATTACCTGGCATGAATTATtagaaattaaatcattaagATACCAATcgaaaataattattaataaacaaactgCAAGTCATAAATAGGGTTTAACACTTTACCAGGAATGATTTCCAGATGAGTTCCTTTTCCAAACAGTATCTTTCCGCATGCGAACACAGCACAGTAGTAGACGCCAGCTTCAGAGAGGCTGAGGTTGCTCTTCGTGAGGGTGTAAACACAGGTCTGTGTAGTAGAATCATCCTCACAGCTCTCTTCATGCTGTTTCTTTAGATCTCCATCAGTGTAAATGATGGCAGGACGGGATTCATCTGCAGCCTCTCTGAACCAGTGTGTGTGCCGTCCTCCTGCACATTTCTCATCTACCGTTTGGACTCTACACATGAGGGTGACGTTGTCTCCGCTGTGAACTTTAACTGAGACAGGCTCCTGAAGAACTGTCGTTGAGGCGTGTTCTTCTTTAAAGCAAaaccaacagtatttatttcttttttgtgtgtgtgtgtgtgtgtgtgtgtgtgtgtgtgtgtgtgtgtgtgtgtgtgcattatgTTACAGGTATAATACAATGAAAGGCAACACGTAccatgaagcatcaaaaatgtTCCAGGTCCAAAATACAGCTCTCCCAACCTTATCACACCACAAAAGTATGTTGCTATATCTTCCTTTTTAGTCGAAGAAATGTGTAAATTAtaaattcctttttttattgtgaCATTAAAACGGCCATCAGTATTTCCATCAACAAAGTCAGCCTTTGTCAGGTAAATGTAACTTTTTGAAATGGCTTGAAGTGTCTTTCCCATCTCCTGCTTGTACCACACCATATTGTTAAAATCCGTATTGGGTAAGTAGCACTCAATAGTGACATTATCGCCAAGTTTAGACGTTTGCAAACGTTTTGGCTGCGCAATGTTTTGTGCCCCAATGCAACCTGAGTGCAAAAAGTAGAAAAGATGTGttatacaatcattttacataaAGATGATGATTTTAGAATTTAAGTTGCTTTGTATAACACATCTTTTCTACTTTTTGCACAGGTTGCATTGGGGTGAAAAGTAGAAAAGATGTGttatacaatcattttacataaAGATGATGATTTATAATTTAAGTTGCTTTGTATAAATGTCTGATACAAAATTATAAAAGTTCAATTATCAAATGATTATTCAGTAATTTATATCAAACCATCAATCATACTTACAAATGAAGGTGAGGAATAAAACTGCGCTCATGTTGCTTTGATTTGCAAGCAAAGAATAAGAGAGGGCAAGGTGCACAATCTAAG includes these proteins:
- the nitr8 gene encoding novel immune-type receptor 8 — protein: MSAVLFLTFICCIGAQNIAQPKRLQTSKLGDNVTIECYLPNTDFNNMVWYKQEMGKTLQAISKSYIYLTKADFVDGNTDGRFNVTIKKGIYNLHISSTKKEDIATYFCGVIRLGELYFGPGTFLMLHEEHASTTVLQEPVSVKVHSGDNVTLMCRVQTVDEKCAGGRHTHWFREAADESRPAIIYTDGDLKKQHEESCEDDSTTQTCVYTLTKSNLSLSEAGVYYCAVFACGKILFGKGTHLEIIPESESTATPLFLILVSSNIISMMIMILLLAVRYALTYTSVSFRSKSRPSRGDKQHNISQHKDVYSKIRS